The Ahaetulla prasina isolate Xishuangbanna chromosome 13, ASM2864084v1, whole genome shotgun sequence genomic interval TCCAGTTTaaggactgcagtgattcactttaacaaccatggccaaaaCGGTTATAAAATCAAGTGcaggtcacttaacaactgccctgttTTAGCTATAGAGcgaaggtggcacagtggttagaatgcagtattgaatatagaatagaatagaatagaatttattttttttattggccaagtgtgattggacacacaaggaatttgtcttggtgcatatgctctcagtgtacataaaagaaaagatacgttcatcaaggtacaacatttacaacacaaatgatggtcaatatatcaatataaatcataaggattgccagcaacaaagttacagtcatacagtcataagtggaaagagattagtgatgggaacgatgagaagattaatagtagtgcagatttagtaaatagtttgacagtgttgagggaattatggtatttgtttagcaaagtgatggcgtttgggaaaaaactgttcttgtgtctagttgttctggtgtgcagtgctctataacgtcattttgagggtaggagttgaaacagtttatgtcctggatgtgagggatctgtaaatattttcacggccctcttcttgatttgtgcagtatacaggtcctcaatgactcacattgccaggagttcaatacCTTTAATCCTGACCGGctaaaagttgactcagccttgagtccttcggaGGTTGCTTAAATGAGGACTTAAAATGTTGGGAGGGCGATACactgactctaaaccgcttagagagggctgtaaaacactgtgaagcgctatacagtagtggccaaaattgtgaaaaccttttgggaaaagtgtattttctaaagctagctaataacaccacttttttgttttgagtagtaccctaaaattatatatcaatggaaagataattgaatcaagaatgtaatgcaataacttttatgaaggatttgctattagaatagcagttacagtttaaaaaagaaaggtgaaacacagaaaaaaaacgagatatacaaaaattatcaccatagaaaaaacaagttatacaaaaattatcacatcaattaatagttgggtaaccttcagcatgaattatggccttacaacatcttcccatggagtgaaccaagacttttagttctgcagctgttatcatgtgaaaccaagattgaatgattgcttctattaactgggttttattgctgggtcgcttctaacaagtttctttagtcggctccatagattttcaattaggttaaggtctgggctattcccaggccattccagcagtggaataggattatcctgaaattccaaaaaaaataaaaataaatggtgttATCAGGCATCCAACCTCAAAAatccactttccccaaaaggtttccacaattttggctactactgtataagtctaagtgctattgctacataaaTTCTGGTGTCAATAGTCATGTACCAAGCACTGCAATAAATAAACTTAAGACTATTTATGTAATTTTTTTCTGGGGAGGGATTTAACTTTGCATCACATAgcgatagtaatagcacttagacttatataccgcttcatagtgcttttacagccctctctaagcagtttacagagtcagcctattgcccccaacaatctgggttctcattttatccacctcggaaggagggaagactgagtcaacttggagcctggtgagattcgaactgccaaatcgctggcagctggtgatcagcagaagtagcctgcagtactgcactctaaccactgcgccatcacagctCATTTCACCGTATCGAGTCCGATTTGACTTGGTCTTTGTGCATGACGAGAACCCAGTCATTGCTGGACAGAGTTAgtgtacaagtagttcttgactataattgagaccaaaatctacgttgctaagtgagacatttgttaagtgatttttgctccatttctttcttgccacagttgttaagtgaatcattgcagtttttaagttagtgacccgtgaccccaggacactacaaccatcctaaatatgagtcagtgccaaacatctgatttttgatcacgtgaccagggggtgaaatgctcctggatcggaccggattgtgtgatccggtagcgatcgtggacggtagttcagcgatccggtagcaatggcagagcaaaACTCCGTGtacccgcctgggtgtcattacttcctgttttaaccaggaagtaatgttttttaaccttctgtgcatgcgcaggaggttttgtgcatgcacagatctgtgtgtgcatgtgatgtTCATGcgcggcgcatgcacttccgaaccggtaaggatttcacccctgcacatgaTGCaggggttgtaagtgtgaaaaatgaccataagtcacgtttttcagtattattttaactttgaacagtcactaaatgaacagttgtacgtcaaggactacctgtattgggggGAAAACTATGTCATTgtagtttttgaaaaagaaaaacccatACAGAATTATGAGACTGAAGTGCCACGTGTTACAAATACTTCGACTTAAAGAGAAGTTTTGATGGAATTGCAACAATGCGGTAGCCTTTattcaaatgcattttatttattttttgcaacaaCATGCCCAAGTTTTAAACGTTTTGCTCTGTGCTTAGATACAGGgtattgggtttttgtttttttgctttttgttttgcatttctcTCACAGTTTCGGTCccactcctggaaaaaaaaatgggatacATTTTGGAGCATCAAAAAAAACATATCCAGGTTTTTTTCCAATTACTCTTGAAACAGACGGACAAGACAATTcagcaaataaaagaggaggcgtTAGAAGAATCTTTGGAGGAATTGTTTACTGCAGAGGAAGAAGGTGGAAGCTTAAAACAGTTAAGAACAAGAAATACATTTCTAGGATACATAAACATGAATGACTagtaattattcaaaataaaaagaCAGGGACCTAAAAATGAAGGATGTTAAATAAATTAAAGCCCTATACAGTacagaaagcaaaagagaaaaagaaaaagaaaaaaaaattaagcaaaagGAAATGTAGGGAATTGTTCCCAACCAAAATACTGTTAATTGATGGGGGAAATAAATAGTTTTCCCAACACATTTAATTCGGAGTGTTTCGGATTTACAATTGTAGGATTCTTCTGGCATAGAATTGCCCTTCTTCTCTATTAACTAAAGCTTTGTTCTTTTGTCATCAAGACGGTTTTATACAAAAATCTTACTAGAGAACAGAGAACctgatatggatttttttttttttaaaaaagtcaacttTAGACccagacaagaaaaaaaatgtacatttctccctctttcttcttcttcttcttttttttagacaACAGTGTATATAAACAACATTGTGCTCGTTTTCCACATCTGTTTTGGTTGCTTGACGTTTTGAGCAAAAAGACATTTTAAGGCTGAAAGAGGCAACCAAATGAAGCATTCTGGAAGGCAAATTAGTCAACAAGGAGGACTATGGATACACACTCGcatacaccacacacacacacacacacacacacacacacactcctgcaGATGGGAGGGGAAAACGTAGGTGAACCATTTATACCAACTTGCATTTAATTGCCACCGGAACTGCCCAAGCGACTAAATTTGAGCAGTGAAAAGTACCTTGTGTAGATATTTCTGAGTTTCCTTTCTCCTTTATTAATGTATTTGGTCCGTTTATcagtcaacaacaacaacaaaaaaaaaaaagaatacttatTTCAAGTTGTCAGAACCAGGCAAGTCCTAATATTTAGCCccaggaattattattttttattttcccctgAAAGGCAAAGTTTGATCACagtttctgttcagaaaaaaagctgGAAAGGTCCTCGTAAGAAAACGATGAATTTCTAAAATATACCCTTGTGTGGTCATCTTAAAAAAATCAACtatcaaaaacattttccccaaaggaaaaaataaattagggtaaatttttaaaaatgcaatacagtgtctttagttttttgttttttttcctaaatgtccCCCTTTCCCAGGATATTAAGCTGTCCTCAAGGAACCATTAGCCACTGTGTTCTTCCCAAAATTTGGTTCGTGTTTTTGAAGCCACAGTTCAGCTAGTTGCTGCGTAGAACCGTACGTCGATGCTTTGGAACCCAAGcacattttatattgttttggatCAAGGTTAGGGTCACAAAAAACTGGGTGATGTACATGGACTACGCCAACTTCTTGGCTCCTGAACGTCTTGAGACCAGCTTGAATCACCTTGTTGAACAAATCTACATCCTCAAGACCCCAGCCCTGAATAGAAACATCAAACCCCCCTGCCCGAATTAAATCCTCCTTGTAGATGCAAGCTATTCCAAAACCGTAGTTCCTCCAGAAACCAGTTTTTTGTGTGAAAGCATAGTGATTCTCGCTCGGAACTTTCCCGCTGTAGACAATCTTTGGATCGTACTGGCTAAAGATGATTGGAAAATAAATCTGTTGCCCTATAATCGTGTTGGCTCGACACCGTTGGAGGAACTCTGCAGTAAAAACCAAGTCAACGTCACAAAAGAAGAGCAGAGACCTATTGTTAAACTGAGAAGATCCTACTTCGAGGGCCAGAGCTCGGGAAAAATCTCCAGAAACGGGTAAAATCTGCATGTCAGCCTTGGGGTACTTCATACGATACTCTCTCATCAGTTCCACTTGACGCGCCTTATCGGGATTTGAGTTGGAGTTGAACAGCAAGACGACCAACTTAACGTTCTGGTTAGGGATAAGGCAAGTCTTTTCAAAGTTGGCCATGAAGTGCACGAACATATCGAAGCGTCCAGAGAGAGGAATTAAGATGTTGATCTTTTGGTCTTTGGATTCCGTCTTCTCGGATTTGGACTTGCTCAGCTGGAATGGGACGAACATCTTAAGAGAATTGGAGAGAAAAGACAAGGATCCTGAATCCTGGTTGATTTTACTGGCCAGGTCTTTGGCATCCGTTTCATCGTGTTCCATAAACTGGACTTTGCTGAAGGTCTGTTGCAGGTAAGCGTGTCGCCGAACAGGGACGGTCATTTTCTTACCCTTGTGCTTTTTGTACAAAAGTAGCAAGTCGAGGACGTACTCAGCCCCGTACATGGGATTCACTCTTCGATAGCCATACTGTATCTCCTTAAAGTCGATGATCCGTCCCCTAGTCTTGGCGTTTGCGTTGATCATCTCCATGACTTGCATCACGACATCGTCCAAGGCCTGACGCTGAGAGGAGTCCATGCCACGGCGAGGTGGTTGCCCATCTACCATGGAGTACAGGTACTTCCCTGTCAGGAATTCCCACTCCAGCACCTCCTCGCGCTGTTGTGGTTGGAATCGCATGAAGGAAGGCGCGATTCCCAGCTGTAGGTCCTCTCGACGGACTTCGGTATTGCTGTATTTGCTCATGAGGACAATCTCTCGGTGCAGCTGAATGGTCCGGTATCGCAGCTCTGCTATTTTACGACTCAGCATGTAGCTGTGAAGCCGGTACTGGTAAGGTGGACTTTTGTTCGGGTGCAAAGTGATGGCACGGTGGATCTTGCTGTTGTGGAGGTCTCTGATGTAACCTTTTTTGTTCTGCTCGTAGTTTTCGTAGAAGAGCTGCTGCAtctaaggaagaagagaaagggaggggaagagtaTCATTAGAGGGTCCATCTGCCTTGCATGTGGCTTAGACAAACGGAAGGGCTTTGGGGGATAAACAGCTCTCTTAGACCCAAGTTTAGTTAAACCAGCAGCTTCCCTAAGGAATTAAGGGAGTTAAAAGTCTTAGactgggaggggaagaagaaaaataaacaaaactgaACATCTACCATAAGGCTACAAATCAAGCTGGCCTGTTCTAGCAACAGTATTTCCCTTGAATGGCATAAAAGGTTTATTGTGATGTGAAAAGATTTCTGATGaacggaaggaagaaaagaaggaaggaaggaaggaagaggaaggaagaaggaaggaaggaaggaagggggagggaggagattataatgagagtgagggagggtctgagggaagtcctgccttagctcttgaagggagggatggaggagggagggggaggaaggaaagacagacagAGGGGGGGTGataactgggagggagggagggagaaaggaagggagggaggagattataatgagagtgagggaggatctgagggaagtcctgcctcagcccttgaagggagggaggggggagggagggggaaggaaagacagagagaggggggcaataacagggagggagggaggaaggacattataatgagagtgagggcgggtctgagggaagtcatgCCTCAGCCcttgaagggagggaagggggagggagggggaaggaaggacagagagaggagggtagtaacagggagggagggagggagggagggagggagggaggaaggaaggaaggaaggaaggaaggaaggaaggaaggaaggaaggaaggaagagcagaaCAAGCAAAGCAAATCTTTACTGCATTTAGAGATTTCAAGAAGATAAAGACAGAAAATTCAAAATGTGTTTGAACacaaacacccacccaccaagccactacCACCTTCTCATCACTGTgatccatttcccccccacctttggtaCAGTACATAAAACTATATAGGAAACCTCCTAAACTATTGATTCTTTTTTGGccaattattcattttttttcttaaaatgcacAAGCTGCCCTTCGAAACCAAATTTCCCCAAGGAGGCTTACAACCTATTAAAATTGCACAATAAAAACTGAACAATAATTCAAATACCAACAAAGCCAAcacatcaaaatagggaactgaCTCAAATGAGAAAAAGAAGCAAGAACCGCAGACGGAggaataataaattatttcacTACAGCAttaaaattatgtaaaattaAAAGAGTTAAAAAGTAAGGGTACAGCCAGACTGCTGTAGTAGTTAAGGTACCAGGTTAAAACCGGggtactgtgagttctaatccaatTTTAGGTGCcaagccagctggttgaccttgggccagtcaatctctgagaccctaggaaggaggcaatgacaaaccatttttgaaatcttgccaggaaaaccaCAGAAACTTgtctaggcagttgccaggagtcaacactgactcaaaggagGTCATAAAAATTAAGAGAACGCTTTAGGTATATAATGTAATCAAACCGATTGGTACTCTCAAAAGTTCTTCACCAAAATAAGGTGACTTATCAGTAGGATAATTCTCTGAAAACACAACAGAATACAAACAGGAATCAATACTGACTTGTagatacagacacacacaaaaaaaggaatcAGGAAGTAACTAGATTGAATAATAATTGTCATGATTCCCTAAGTGGAAATAAATGATGGAACCTGGCCATGCTATTTCAATTTTCATTGTATGTTTTTCTATTTTACAAGTCAGCGCTACTGTTGTTTGCATTTTGACCATACTGCCTCCTCCTAATCATAATCATAACAATCAGGTTTTtgaaatatttcatatatttggGCATTTTAAAGAGTTAGTTTTGGgcttgaatatatatatagagaaaggcttttaagaagagactggacagccatttgtctggaaagaTATAGGGTCTTCTTCTTGTGCAGGggattggaccagtggtgaaatccaaattttttactaccggttctgtgggtgtggcttggtgggcgtggtgtggcttggtgggtgtggcaggggaaggatactgcaaaatcaacattcccaccccactctggggccagacagaggtggcatttgccggttctccaagctactcaaaatttctgctacctgttttccagaacctgtcagaacctgctggatttcacccctgggttgaaccacaagacctccaaggtcccttccaacctattggggtcaacctgttttccaaagcactaggagGCAAGACAagggacaatggatggaaaccaaacaAGGAGAgcaggggtttgactagaagacctccaaagtaccttccaattctcttctgaaattttctgacagagagaacaattactgaatggaacagcttgcctccagatatCATATGTGCTCTATCgctgtaggtttttaagaagagatggacagttatttgtctggaatggtgtaggagggcctagaagacctttaaggtcccttccagctctgttatcctgttattctgtagttttgattttaattcgAGCAGGGTGGAGAGGAAGAGAAACGGCTTGAGAAGGTCTCACATACCAATGCAAGCTTGAATTCCTGGACTCTTGGGTTCTATTGAATGACATCTCAGGTAACAGCTGGTATCAGGAAACCGCAAGGGGAAACACAGGTATCTTAAAGCCATGAAtgattgatggatggagagaaAATAAGGGGCTCAAATTCAGACAGCGGCCATCAATATTTAAGCTTAAAAAATTCACACACCGCTAAACCCCAGTGGGCCTATTCTACCAAACAGGGAATGCTGATGCGCTAAATATAATAGGAATTTGGGCTGATGCTCCCAGAAATAAGCTACAGCCATGGCGCATCCTTAGTGAAACATGGCATGGAAAGAGTTGACATCAATAGCTTTCTCTTTGAAAAATAGCCGTAGAAGAATCCTCTCTTCTAGGAAACTATAATAAGGATaacacatatttaattttacatatccTAAGAGCAGCCAGGATTGTACATGCACAATACTTGAAAAATCCAGAAAcccctataaaggtaaaggtaaaggttcccctcgcacatacatgctagtcgttgccgactctagggggcggtgctcatctccgtttcaaagccgaagagccagcactgtccaaagacgtctccgtggtcatgtggccggcatgatcaatgccaaaggcacacggaacgctgttcccttcccaccaaaggtggtccctattttttctacttgcatttttacatgctttcgaaactgctaggttggcagaagctgggacaaataacaggagctcaccccgttacacggcaacactagggattcgaaccgctgaactgccaacctttcgatcgacaagctcaacgtcctagcccctgagccaccgcgtccctataagaAACCCCTATAGATGatgctataataaaaaaaaattgggactgtgcagaaatgggtaGGTTAACCcaaaaaatcaaaggaaaagatgattcggaatattttataacatgggaACTATTCTACAAATGGTTAATTGACAGATACTGAGCTTAGAGGAGTGGATTTATGTGAAATATGGActacaggaaaaataaaaactgatgAGTAAATATTTTGATGGTTATATAATCGATGCTATAATGGAAGATAGTATACTTTTCAATAACGATTAATATTAtcccatatatgtttatgtataaatagtggtaggattcaaataatttcacaattggttctctgccctaatgatttcttccaacaaccagttcaccaaattgctcagaaagttgacaaccggttctcccgaagtggtgcgaactggctgaatcccaccactgtgtatataTGATTATAATGATTATGATAATGTTTATATGTTAACACTTCGGATACCTAGAAAACACGCTGTTCAACATAGAAATGGAAtatgaaacaataaaaaacatttaacataaaaacattttcctgGACGGTTAATATCTGTTATTCTGGTAGAATCATCATGAAGGCAGATTTTAATTTAAACAAGCTGCTAAGACTCCAAGCGCCCATCTGTTATCAACTTGAATCAATCCAATAACTGATATGTCAGCTGAGATGGAACGCAAAATAGGAGGCAGGCAGGTAAAAGAAGCTCATGGTTTATTcgttaaaaaagaaagaggataGCTGAAAACAAGGTATCTTATCACCTACCTCTTTCCTTTGGAAAAACGGTGCCTTGGTACTCAAACTGTTTTGAAACTCACCTGCAGGtaatcctcagcttacaaccacaattgagcccaatttttttgttgttgttgctgagcgagacatttgttaagtgaattttggttcATTTTACagtcttgcttgccacagttgttaagtgactccagcttccccactgactttgctggtcagacggtcgcaaaaggggatcccatggggatgctgcaacggtcgtaagtcacaagacacttttttcagtgctgttgttaactttgaactgtcactaaaggaACAGTTgtcagtcgagggctacctgcaggggtgaaatgctcccagtttggaccggatcagccgatccggaagtgatggcggtgggtagtttggagaaccagtagcaataattgggccgtggtagctcaggctgtaagaagcctgttattaaaacacagcagcctgcaattactgcaggttcgagtcccaccaggtccaaggttgactcagcctcccatcctttataaggtaggtaaaatgaggacccagattgttggggggggcaataagttgactttgtaaatatacaaatagaatgagactattgccttatacattgtaagccgccctgagtcttcgtagaagggcgggatataaatgtaaataaaaaataataataataattcctcccccacccacccatgctcagctgagccacatgatcgtcagagccttttttttaacttttaaaagcattatttctacaacctcttcggccgaagaggttgtaaaaaaatgcttttaaaaggctctgacaatcccagctgagttgcctgatcgtcagagcctttcttttttacttttaaaagcattttttctacaacctcttcagctgaagaggttgttaaaaaattgcctttaaaagtaaaaaaaaagatagtgcagcacagctgatcatcccacccacccccacgcgcgctattctaccttttttttaatttgcatttatatcccacccttctccgaagactcagggcggcttacactatgttagcaatagtcttcatcctatttgtatatttatatacaaagtcaactttattgcccccaacaatctgggtcctcgttttacctaccttataaaggatggaaggctgagtcaaccttgggcctggtgggacttgaacctgcagtaattgcaagcagactgtcttagcagtctgagccacagaggcccctactacttaccacatgcctccttttggcatgcactgcaagcgcgcacctcacatttggtgcgtggtgcgcagccagcaaaccggtagta includes:
- the CHSY1 gene encoding chondroitin sulfate synthase 1, with translation MAGRSRRSWLSVLLGLVLGFTLASRLILPRASELKNVGHRRRASLEGCKRRGGGGGSGGLLLLPNRDSRGALLWHPDPAQPRSESSPAKNFLFVGVMTAQKYLETRAVAAYRTWSSTIPGKVEFFSSEGSDMSLPIPIVSLPGVDDSYPPQKKSFMMLKYMHDHYLDKYEWFMRADDDVYVKGDKLENFLRSLNSSEPLFLGQTGLGTTEEMGKLALEPGENFCMGGPGVIMSREVLRRMVPHIGECLREMYTTHEDVEIGRCVRRFAGVQCVWSYEMQQLFYENYEQNKKGYIRDLHNSKIHRAITLHPNKSPPYQYRLHSYMLSRKIAELRYRTIQLHREIVLMSKYSNTEVRREDLQLGIAPSFMRFQPQQREEVLEWEFLTGKYLYSMVDGQPPRRGMDSSQRQALDDVVMQVMEMINANAKTRGRIIDFKEIQYGYRRVNPMYGAEYVLDLLLLYKKHKGKKMTVPVRRHAYLQQTFSKVQFMEHDETDAKDLASKINQDSGSLSFLSNSLKMFVPFQLSKSKSEKTESKDQKINILIPLSGRFDMFVHFMANFEKTCLIPNQNVKLVVLLFNSNSNPDKARQVELMREYRMKYPKADMQILPVSGDFSRALALEVGSSQFNNRSLLFFCDVDLVFTAEFLQRCRANTIIGQQIYFPIIFSQYDPKIVYSGKVPSENHYAFTQKTGFWRNYGFGIACIYKEDLIRAGGFDVSIQGWGLEDVDLFNKVIQAGLKTFRSQEVGVVHVHHPVFCDPNLDPKQYKMCLGSKASTYGSTQQLAELWLQKHEPNFGKNTVANGSLRTA